A portion of the Bacteroides faecium genome contains these proteins:
- a CDS encoding GumC family protein encodes MNFIISTIRTLFRHRWLILIGTALFTLLVIYYTRHMRGGYDVKATLYTGVASGYNLESDKRTDWATVQNSMDNLISIMQAESTLKRVCLRLFARVLILGNPEKEQNGITPSSYNYTYNHLKNSPNGPEILKLIDKSSEDKTVSNLETYMRPHRENYIYGLFYYNHPFYSYNALKNIKVQRRLTSDLLDISYSSGDPGIVYNTVSILMDEFVEEYRRIRYGETDKVIKYFEEELKRIGKKLNAEEEDLTKYNVQKRIINYLDETKEIAAISKEYELREQDALFAFNSSKSMLDELEKHMDSNAKQVLKNMEFVDRLREASNITGRISEAEAMTDSKKTDTQSLEKDKKRLSEVKQELNDLTSSYIGHKYTKEGASRTSIIDQWLEQTLLYEKAKAELKIVQNARRELNDRYVFFAPVGTTIKQKERMINFTERNYLTVLQSYNEALLRKKNLEMTSATLKVLNEPTYPISSNSTNRKQIVIAACIASFLIIVALLLLIEMLDRTLRDASRTKRVTGFKAVGAIPDTSSSRYGGLAKTYVQLSVQELSNSLLRFLTKRKSPGVFIINLFSTSEDSGEEEVGNLICGYMQSRMLNTRFISYKEDFNTDSTQYLLARKITDFYALQGEDILIVAYPPLSKSNIPTALLLDANANILVTPANRGWKSIDKQLCEQLMQQLGKTDIPFRICLTNARREAVEDFTGQLPPYTLLRRLSYRFSQLSLTEKIIFNLKKKAKEEAEDEDDDE; translated from the coding sequence ATGAATTTTATCATTTCTACCATACGGACCCTATTTCGCCATCGTTGGCTGATATTGATAGGAACCGCCCTTTTCACATTGCTGGTCATCTATTATACCCGCCATATGCGGGGTGGATACGATGTAAAAGCTACACTTTACACAGGAGTCGCTTCGGGCTACAATCTGGAGAGCGACAAGCGGACAGACTGGGCAACGGTGCAGAATTCCATGGACAACCTGATAAGCATCATGCAAGCTGAAAGTACCCTGAAAAGAGTATGCTTACGCCTGTTTGCCCGGGTACTCATTCTAGGAAATCCGGAAAAAGAACAGAACGGCATCACCCCTTCCAGCTATAACTACACCTATAATCACTTAAAAAACAGTCCGAACGGACCGGAGATACTAAAGCTGATTGACAAATCAAGCGAAGACAAGACCGTATCCAACCTGGAAACCTATATGCGTCCGCACAGAGAAAACTATATCTACGGATTATTTTACTATAACCACCCCTTCTACAGTTACAATGCCCTGAAAAACATAAAAGTGCAACGCCGTCTGACGAGCGACCTGCTCGACATCAGCTATTCTTCGGGCGATCCGGGTATCGTATATAATACGGTAAGCATCCTGATGGATGAATTCGTAGAAGAATACCGCCGTATCCGTTATGGAGAAACGGACAAAGTAATCAAATACTTCGAAGAAGAGTTGAAGCGCATAGGAAAGAAACTTAATGCGGAAGAAGAAGACCTGACAAAATACAACGTACAAAAACGTATCATCAACTATCTGGACGAAACCAAGGAAATAGCAGCTATCAGCAAAGAATACGAACTGAGGGAACAAGACGCCCTTTTCGCATTCAACAGCAGCAAGTCCATGCTCGACGAACTGGAGAAGCATATGGACAGCAATGCCAAACAAGTTCTCAAAAACATGGAATTTGTAGACAGGCTGCGGGAAGCTTCCAACATTACCGGCAGAATATCAGAAGCCGAAGCGATGACTGACTCAAAGAAAACGGATACACAGTCGCTGGAAAAAGACAAAAAACGGTTGAGCGAAGTCAAACAAGAACTGAACGACCTGACCTCTTCATACATCGGCCATAAATATACCAAAGAAGGCGCTTCACGAACCAGCATCATCGACCAGTGGCTTGAACAGACGCTGCTATACGAAAAAGCCAAGGCCGAATTGAAGATTGTACAGAACGCACGCCGCGAACTGAATGACCGCTACGTATTCTTCGCCCCCGTGGGTACCACCATCAAGCAGAAAGAGCGCATGATTAACTTCACCGAGCGCAACTATCTCACCGTGCTTCAAAGTTACAACGAAGCCCTGTTGAGAAAGAAAAATCTGGAAATGACTTCCGCCACTCTGAAAGTACTGAACGAGCCTACCTACCCGATTTCATCCAATTCGACCAACCGGAAACAGATTGTGATAGCCGCTTGTATAGCTAGCTTCCTCATTATCGTTGCCCTGCTGCTGTTGATTGAAATGCTCGACAGGACACTGCGTGATGCCAGCCGCACCAAGCGTGTGACCGGATTCAAAGCAGTAGGCGCTATTCCCGACACATCGTCTTCCCGCTATGGCGGACTGGCAAAAACCTACGTACAACTCTCCGTGCAAGAGCTGTCCAACTCCCTGCTCCGCTTCCTTACCAAGCGTAAATCTCCAGGAGTGTTCATTATCAACCTATTCAGTACCAGCGAAGATTCCGGTGAAGAAGAAGTGGGCAACCTGATCTGCGGATATATGCAGAGCCGCATGTTGAATACACGGTTCATCAGCTACAAAGAAGATTTCAACACCGACTCCACCCAATATCTGCTTGCCCGGAAAATCACAGACTTTTATGCCCTGCAAGGCGAAGACATATTAATAGTGGCCTATCCGCCGTTGTCGAAAAGCAACATCCCGACCGCTTTGTTGCTCGACGCCAACGCCAACATACTCGTCACTCCTGCCAACCGTGGCTGGAAGTCCATCGACAAGCAGCTCTGCGAACAGCTCATGCAACAACTGGGCAAGACAGACATTCCTTTCCGCATCTGCCTGACCAATGCCCGGCGTGAAGCCGTAGAGGACTTCACCGGACAACTTCCGCCCTATACATTGTTGCGCCGGTTAAGTTACCGTTTCAGCCAATTATCATTAACAGAAAAAATCATATTCAACCTCAAGAAAAAGGCCAAAGAAGAAGCAGAAGACGAGGACGATGACGAATAA
- a CDS encoding TolC family protein yields the protein MKQFIYHFLGLLLLFTSTTHVAAQEVSDYSRLSDDEYNKIDLPPLSVLFENAKNSPIYEMADVKAVIERKLLRKEKWSFLGFFSLRGSYQYGMFGNESTYTDVALAPYLTYSTQAQNGYTVGAGVSIPLDDLFDLKGRVSRQRLTLRTAELEREVKYDEIKKNIIEMYATATSQIKVLQMRSESLVLANVQYEISEKNFANGTIESTDLAVDKERQSQAREAYEKSKFELTKSLMILEVIARTPIIRK from the coding sequence ATGAAGCAATTTATATATCATTTTTTAGGGTTATTACTTTTATTCACTTCCACCACTCATGTGGCAGCACAGGAAGTCAGCGACTATTCTCGATTAAGCGACGATGAGTATAACAAGATTGACCTTCCGCCATTATCTGTACTCTTCGAAAATGCCAAGAACAGTCCGATCTATGAGATGGCAGATGTCAAGGCGGTAATAGAGCGCAAGTTACTACGAAAAGAGAAATGGTCATTCCTTGGTTTCTTTAGTTTGAGAGGAAGCTACCAATACGGTATGTTCGGCAATGAGTCCACATATACCGATGTAGCACTTGCCCCTTACCTTACCTACTCCACTCAGGCACAGAACGGTTATACGGTAGGCGCGGGAGTCAGTATTCCATTAGATGATTTATTCGACCTCAAAGGACGTGTCAGCCGTCAAAGACTCACCCTTAGAACCGCTGAACTGGAACGGGAAGTCAAGTATGATGAGATAAAAAAAAACATTATTGAGATGTATGCCACTGCCACATCCCAAATAAAAGTTCTTCAGATGCGCAGCGAGAGTCTGGTGCTTGCCAATGTACAATATGAGATTTCAGAGAAAAACTTTGCTAATGGAACCATAGAATCCACCGACCTGGCTGTTGATAAAGAGCGACAGTCACAAGCCCGTGAAGCCTATGAAAAAAGCAAGTTCGAGCTCACCAAGAGCTTGATGATACTCGAAGTGATTGCCCGGACTCCCATTATACGAAAATAA
- a CDS encoding BamA/TamA family outer membrane protein — translation MKKYIIGVLMVFPSINIMSATADSTAVKSDELPISTTSISDDTPTDIEDAPSDTVITLSKRELRRQRVAKRNLHYNILGGPSYTPDFGLLVGGSALMTFRMNPSDTTQRRSVVPMAIALMFKGGLNLMAKPQLFFKGDRFRIFGTFSYKNTIENFYGIGYSTNKDYPRGEDTSEYRYSGIQVNPWFLFRLGESDFFAGPQVDLNYDKITKPAEGMINQPSYVAAGGTEHGYKNFSSGLGFLLTYDTRDIPANAYRGMYLDFRGMMYNKAFGSDDNFYRLEFDYRQYKTVGLRKVIAWTVQTKNVFGDVPLTKYALSGTPFDLRGYYMGQFRDKSSHVMMAEYRQMINTDKSTWVKKMLNHVGYVAWGGCGFMGPTPGKIEGVLPNLGVGLRVEVQPRMNIRLDFGRDMVNKQNLFYFNMTEAF, via the coding sequence ATGAAGAAATATATAATAGGTGTATTGATGGTGTTTCCATCTATCAATATTATGTCGGCTACGGCTGACAGCACAGCAGTAAAAAGCGATGAACTGCCAATATCCACAACTTCTATCAGTGATGATACGCCAACGGATATTGAAGACGCTCCGTCGGATACAGTGATTACCCTCTCCAAACGCGAATTACGCCGCCAACGTGTGGCAAAGAGAAATCTTCACTATAATATATTAGGTGGGCCCAGCTATACACCGGACTTCGGTTTGTTGGTAGGCGGTAGCGCGTTGATGACGTTCCGGATGAATCCGAGCGACACCACTCAGCGACGTTCGGTGGTACCGATGGCTATCGCGCTGATGTTTAAGGGCGGATTGAATTTGATGGCGAAGCCACAACTATTCTTCAAAGGCGACCGCTTCCGCATTTTCGGAACATTCTCCTATAAAAATACGATTGAGAATTTCTATGGTATCGGATATAGTACCAATAAAGATTATCCCCGTGGTGAAGATACCAGCGAATATCGGTATAGCGGTATTCAGGTGAACCCGTGGTTCCTTTTCCGCTTGGGCGAAAGCGACTTCTTCGCTGGTCCCCAAGTCGATTTGAATTATGATAAGATTACTAAACCTGCGGAAGGAATGATTAATCAGCCGTCTTATGTTGCGGCGGGCGGCACGGAGCATGGATATAAGAATTTCAGCTCAGGACTCGGTTTTCTGTTGACATATGACACGCGTGATATTCCTGCGAATGCTTACCGGGGAATGTACTTGGACTTTCGTGGAATGATGTATAATAAAGCCTTCGGTAGTGATGATAATTTTTACCGTTTGGAGTTTGATTACCGTCAATATAAGACTGTTGGTTTACGTAAAGTAATTGCATGGACGGTGCAGACAAAAAACGTATTCGGAGATGTGCCGTTGACGAAATACGCACTTAGCGGAACGCCTTTCGACCTTCGCGGATATTATATGGGACAGTTTCGCGACAAGTCGTCTCATGTAATGATGGCAGAATATCGTCAGATGATAAATACGGACAAAAGCACATGGGTGAAGAAGATGCTCAATCACGTAGGTTATGTGGCTTGGGGCGGATGCGGATTCATGGGCCCTACTCCGGGAAAGATAGAAGGCGTCCTTCCTAATCTCGGCGTAGGCTTGCGTGTTGAAGTACAACCTCGAATGAATATACGGCTCGACTTCGGTAGAGATATGGTGAATAAGCAGAATTTATTCTATTTTAATATGACGGAAGCGTTCTGA
- a CDS encoding C1 family peptidase gives MNKRILSVFVFCAFYYSTQAQEVKGGISDDMMQQIKQSYQNTPSDKAIRNAIGSNDIRKLALNQDNLKGMDTHFSIKVNSKGITDQKSSGRCWLFTGLNVMRAKAIAQHNLGSFEFSQTYPFFFDQLEKANLFLQGIIDTSDKPMNDKMVEWLFRNPLSDGGTFTGVADIVSKYGLVPKDIMPETNSSESTSRMANLVALKLREQGLQLRDLAAKGTKPAALEKTKTEMLSTIYRMLVLNLGVPPTEFTWTEYNAQGKPVSTETYTPLSFLKKYGDENLIGNYVMLMNDPSREFYKCYEIDYDRHRYDGKNWTYVNLPIEDIKEMAITSLKDSTMMYFSCDVGKFLNSDRGLLDVKNYDYESLMGTTFGMNKKQRIQSFASGSSHAMTLMAVDLDKNGNSTKWMVENSWGAGSGYQGHLIMTDDWFNEYMFRLVIETKYATKKVSEILKQKPIRLPAWDPMFAE, from the coding sequence ATGAATAAACGAATTTTATCAGTTTTTGTTTTCTGTGCTTTCTATTATTCTACACAAGCGCAAGAAGTGAAAGGCGGCATCAGCGACGACATGATGCAGCAAATCAAGCAGAGTTACCAGAACACCCCGAGTGACAAGGCTATCCGCAACGCTATCGGCAGCAACGACATCCGCAAACTGGCTCTGAATCAGGACAACCTGAAAGGTATGGATACGCACTTTTCTATCAAAGTGAATTCCAAAGGTATCACCGACCAGAAATCTTCCGGCCGTTGCTGGCTCTTCACTGGTCTGAACGTGATGCGTGCCAAAGCCATCGCTCAGCACAACCTCGGCTCATTCGAGTTTTCGCAAACCTACCCTTTCTTCTTCGACCAACTGGAGAAAGCGAACCTTTTCCTGCAAGGCATCATCGACACCAGCGACAAACCGATGAACGACAAAATGGTGGAATGGCTTTTCCGTAACCCATTGAGTGACGGTGGAACCTTTACCGGCGTAGCCGACATCGTAAGTAAATACGGACTTGTCCCCAAAGATATAATGCCCGAAACGAACAGCAGCGAAAGCACATCTCGCATGGCGAACCTGGTAGCTTTGAAACTCCGTGAACAAGGTCTGCAACTCCGTGACCTCGCCGCCAAAGGTACTAAGCCCGCCGCCCTCGAAAAGACTAAGACCGAAATGCTTAGTACCATCTACCGCATGCTTGTCTTAAACTTAGGTGTTCCCCCCACTGAATTTACTTGGACGGAATACAACGCCCAAGGCAAGCCCGTCTCTACGGAAACCTACACCCCGCTTTCTTTCCTGAAGAAATACGGCGACGAAAACCTTATCGGCAACTACGTCATGCTCATGAACGACCCCAGCCGTGAATTCTACAAATGTTATGAAATAGACTACGACCGCCACCGTTACGACGGCAAAAACTGGACATATGTCAATCTCCCCATCGAAGACATCAAAGAGATGGCTATAACCTCTCTCAAAGACAGTACCATGATGTATTTTTCTTGCGATGTAGGCAAATTCCTCAACTCCGACCGTGGTCTGCTGGATGTAAAAAACTACGACTATGAATCTCTCATGGGCACTACGTTCGGCATGAACAAGAAGCAACGCATCCAAAGCTTTGCCAGCGGCTCAAGCCACGCCATGACACTCATGGCGGTAGACCTCGACAAAAATGGAAACTCAACCAAATGGATGGTTGAAAATAGTTGGGGTGCCGGCTCCGGTTATCAAGGTCATCTCATCATGACTGACGACTGGTTCAACGAATATATGTTCCGCCTGGTAATAGAAACCAAATACGCCACGAAGAAAGTCTCGGAAATCCTCAAACAGAAGCCCATTCGTCTTCCTGCTTGGGATCCTATGTTTGCTGAATAA
- a CDS encoding Na(+)-translocating NADH-quinone reductase subunit A, whose translation MANVIKLRKGLDINLKGTAAETYTTVKEPGFYALVPDDFPGVTPKVVVKEQEYVMAGGPLFIDKYHPEVKFVSPVSGVVTSVERGARRKVLNIVVEAAAEQDYEEFGKKNVATMDAEAVKAALLEAGIFAFIKQRPYDIIADPTVAPKGIFVSAFDSNPLAPDFEFALKGEEANFQTGLDALAKMAKTYLNISVKQNAAALTQAKNVTVTAFDGPNPAGNVGVQINHLDPVSKGETVWTIDPQAVIFIGRLFNTGRVNFTRTVAVTGSEVLKPAYCKLQVGALLTNVFAGNVTTGKDLRYISGNVLTGKQVSPNGFLGAFHSQVTVIPEGDDIHEMLGWIMPRFNQYSVNRSYFSWLMGKKEYTLDARVKGGERHMIMSGEYDKVFPMDILPEYLIKAIIAGDIDRMEALGIYEVAPEDFALCEFVCSSKMELQRIVRVGLDMLRSEMA comes from the coding sequence ATGGCAAATGTAATAAAGTTACGCAAAGGCCTTGACATAAACCTGAAAGGTACGGCTGCTGAGACGTACACAACAGTGAAAGAGCCGGGATTTTACGCACTCGTACCCGATGATTTTCCTGGAGTGACGCCGAAGGTAGTCGTAAAAGAGCAGGAGTATGTGATGGCTGGTGGACCCTTGTTTATCGACAAGTATCATCCTGAAGTAAAATTTGTTTCGCCCGTGAGCGGTGTAGTGACAAGTGTAGAGCGTGGAGCACGTCGTAAGGTACTGAACATTGTGGTGGAAGCTGCTGCAGAGCAGGACTACGAAGAGTTTGGTAAGAAGAATGTTGCAACGATGGATGCAGAAGCAGTAAAGGCCGCTTTGTTGGAAGCCGGTATTTTCGCATTTATCAAACAACGTCCTTATGACATCATTGCAGATCCGACAGTGGCGCCGAAAGGCATCTTCGTATCCGCATTCGATAGCAATCCGCTGGCACCTGACTTCGAATTTGCGCTGAAAGGCGAAGAAGCAAACTTCCAGACAGGACTCGATGCCCTCGCCAAGATGGCAAAAACTTACCTGAACATTAGCGTGAAGCAGAACGCTGCCGCGCTGACACAGGCAAAGAACGTTACAGTTACCGCATTTGACGGGCCGAACCCTGCAGGAAACGTAGGCGTTCAGATCAACCATCTCGATCCCGTATCCAAGGGCGAAACAGTATGGACTATTGATCCGCAAGCTGTAATCTTCATCGGCCGTCTCTTCAATACAGGCCGCGTAAACTTCACACGCACAGTAGCCGTGACAGGTTCCGAAGTGCTGAAACCTGCATACTGCAAACTTCAGGTAGGCGCACTGCTCACTAACGTGTTTGCCGGCAACGTAACAACAGGTAAAGACTTACGCTATATCAGCGGTAACGTGCTGACAGGAAAGCAAGTGTCCCCGAACGGATTCTTAGGCGCATTCCACAGCCAGGTGACAGTCATTCCCGAAGGAGACGACATTCACGAAATGCTCGGATGGATCATGCCGCGTTTCAATCAGTATAGCGTCAACCGTTCATACTTTAGCTGGTTGATGGGAAAGAAAGAATACACACTCGACGCACGTGTCAAGGGTGGCGAACGCCATATGATTATGTCAGGCGAATACGACAAAGTATTCCCGATGGATATCCTGCCCGAATATCTGATTAAAGCCATCATCGCCGGCGACATCGACCGCATGGAAGCACTTGGCATCTATGAAGTAGCTCCTGAAGACTTCGCGCTCTGCGAATTTGTCTGCTCCTCAAAGATGGAACTGCAACGCATCGTTCGTGTCGGACTCGACATGCTTCGCTCGGAAATGGCATAA
- a CDS encoding NADH:ubiquinone reductase (Na(+)-transporting) subunit B, whose product MKALRNYLDKIKPNFEEGGKFHAFQSVFDGFETFLFVPSKTAKTGTHIHDAIDSKRIMSIVVISLVPALLFGMYNVGYQHFHATHTPGSFIEMFAYGFLAVLPKIIVSYVVGLGIEFVVAQWKKEEIQEGFLVSGILIPMIVPVDCPLWILAVATAFSVIFAKEVFGGTGMNIFNVALITRAFLFFAYPTKMSGDAVWVSGDSIFGLGQSVDGLTVATPLGEAATTGAAPAFNMDMVTGLIPGSIGETSVIAILIGAVILLWTGIASWKTMISVFVGGAFMAWVFNAIGMENNAMANMPWYEHLALGGFCFGAVFMATDPVTSARTEKGKYIFGFLIGVMAIVIRVLNPGYPEGMMLAILLMNIFAPLIDYCVVQGNIGRREKRAIKSNQ is encoded by the coding sequence ATGAAAGCGTTAAGAAATTATCTCGATAAGATAAAGCCGAACTTTGAAGAAGGCGGCAAATTCCACGCATTCCAGTCGGTGTTCGACGGCTTCGAAACATTCCTGTTCGTGCCCAGCAAGACTGCGAAAACGGGAACGCATATACACGACGCGATTGACAGCAAACGCATCATGTCGATTGTGGTTATTTCGTTAGTACCGGCATTGCTGTTCGGTATGTACAATGTAGGTTACCAGCATTTTCACGCTACTCATACTCCGGGTAGCTTTATTGAAATGTTTGCTTACGGATTCCTGGCAGTACTGCCCAAAATTATCGTATCTTATGTAGTAGGTCTTGGCATTGAGTTCGTCGTAGCCCAATGGAAGAAAGAAGAAATTCAGGAAGGGTTCCTTGTTTCAGGTATCCTGATCCCGATGATCGTTCCGGTAGACTGTCCGCTGTGGATTCTTGCCGTAGCTACTGCATTCTCTGTAATCTTCGCTAAAGAAGTATTCGGTGGTACAGGTATGAACATCTTCAACGTTGCGTTGATTACCCGTGCATTCCTGTTCTTCGCATACCCGACCAAGATGTCCGGTGATGCCGTTTGGGTATCGGGCGACAGCATCTTCGGCCTGGGACAGTCGGTAGACGGATTAACCGTTGCCACTCCGCTGGGAGAAGCCGCTACAACCGGTGCTGCCCCTGCGTTTAACATGGATATGGTGACAGGTCTTATTCCGGGTTCTATCGGTGAAACAAGTGTGATTGCCATCCTGATTGGTGCCGTTATCCTTCTGTGGACAGGTATTGCAAGCTGGAAAACAATGATTTCCGTATTTGTCGGCGGTGCATTCATGGCTTGGGTATTCAATGCCATCGGCATGGAAAACAACGCTATGGCTAACATGCCTTGGTACGAACATCTCGCTCTCGGCGGTTTCTGTTTCGGTGCCGTGTTTATGGCTACCGACCCTGTAACTTCCGCACGTACGGAAAAAGGTAAATATATCTTCGGATTCCTGATTGGTGTGATGGCTATCGTCATCCGCGTTTTGAACCCGGGTTATCCTGAAGGTATGATGCTTGCCATCCTGCTGATGAACATCTTCGCTCCGCTGATTGACTACTGTGTAGTACAGGGCAATATCGGCCGCCGCGAAAAACGCGCTATCAAGTCTAACCAATAA
- a CDS encoding Na(+)-translocating NADH-quinone reductase subunit C: MNTNSNSYTIIYASVMVIIVAFLLAFVSSSLKDIQDTNVQLDTKKQILAALNIKNVEDADAEYQKYVKGDMLMNVDGTLTENTGDFATNYEKEAKEEQRLHVFVCEVDGQTKYVVPVYGAGLWGAIWGYIALNEDKDTVYGTYFSHASETPGLGAEIATDMFQHEFVGKKTLENGSVALGVVKHGKVEKADYQVDGISGGTITSVGVDVMLKTCLNSYMSFLTK, from the coding sequence ATGAATACAAATAGTAATAGTTATACTATCATTTATGCTTCGGTAATGGTTATTATCGTAGCATTCCTGCTGGCATTCGTTAGCTCTTCATTGAAAGATATACAGGATACGAATGTGCAACTTGACACGAAGAAGCAAATCCTTGCCGCATTGAATATCAAGAATGTGGAAGATGCGGATGCTGAATATCAGAAATATGTAAAAGGCGATATGCTGATGAACGTAGACGGCACGCTGACTGAAAACACAGGCGATTTTGCTACCAACTACGAAAAAGAAGCGAAAGAAGAACAACGTCTTCACGTATTCGTATGTGAAGTGGACGGTCAGACAAAATATGTGGTTCCTGTTTACGGTGCCGGTCTGTGGGGCGCTATCTGGGGATACATTGCACTGAACGAAGATAAGGATACTGTATATGGTACTTACTTCTCTCATGCAAGTGAAACTCCGGGTCTGGGTGCTGAAATTGCGACCGACATGTTCCAACATGAGTTCGTAGGCAAGAAGACATTGGAGAATGGCTCTGTTGCTTTGGGTGTTGTAAAACACGGCAAAGTGGAGAAAGCTGATTATCAGGTGGACGGAATCTCCGGCGGTACGATCACTTCTGTAGGTGTGGATGTCATGCTGAAGACCTGTCTGAATAGTTACATGAGTTTTTTAACTAAATAA
- a CDS encoding NADH:ubiquinone reductase (Na(+)-transporting) subunit D, whose amino-acid sequence MGQLFSKRNKEVFSAPLGIDNPVTVQVLGICSALAVTAKLEPAIVMGLSVTVITAFANVVISLLRKTIPNRIRIIVQLVVVAALVTIVSEILKAFAYDVSVQLSVYVGLIITNCILMGRLEAFAMQNGPWESFLDGVGNGLGYAKILVIVAFFRELLGSGTLLGFNILNYEPIQKIGYVNNGLMLMPPMALIIVACIIWYQRARHKELQEESN is encoded by the coding sequence ATGGGACAACTGTTTTCAAAGAGAAATAAAGAAGTATTCTCTGCTCCGCTGGGAATAGATAATCCGGTAACCGTACAGGTGCTTGGTATCTGTTCTGCACTTGCTGTTACCGCAAAACTGGAACCCGCTATCGTTATGGGACTTTCGGTAACGGTTATCACGGCATTTGCTAATGTTGTTATTTCACTGTTGCGCAAGACCATTCCTAACCGTATCCGTATCATCGTTCAGTTGGTTGTGGTAGCTGCCTTGGTTACTATCGTAAGTGAGATTCTGAAAGCGTTTGCTTATGACGTAAGCGTTCAGCTCTCTGTATATGTAGGTTTGATTATTACCAACTGTATCCTCATGGGACGTTTGGAAGCATTTGCCATGCAGAATGGTCCTTGGGAATCTTTCCTGGATGGCGTTGGTAATGGTTTGGGATATGCCAAGATTCTGGTAATCGTCGCTTTCTTCCGCGAGCTGCTGGGTTCGGGAACTCTGCTCGGTTTCAATATCTTGAACTATGAGCCTATTCAAAAGATAGGATATGTGAACAACGGTCTGATGTTGATGCCGCCGATGGCGTTGATTATCGTAGCCTGCATCATTTGGTATCAACGTGCACGTCACAAAGAACTGCAAGAAGAAAGTAATTAA
- the nqrE gene encoding NADH:ubiquinone reductase (Na(+)-transporting) subunit E: MEHLLSLFVRSIFVDNMIFAFFLGMCSYLAVSKNVKTAVGLGIAVTFVLLVTLPVNYLLQTKVLAANAIIEGVDLSFLSFILFIAVIAGIVQLVEMVVERFSPSLYASLGIFLPLIAVNCAIMGASLFMQQRINLGPSDPKYIGDIWDALSYALGSGIGWLLAIVGLAAIREKMAYSDVPAPLKGLGITFIIVGLMSIAFMCFSGLNI; the protein is encoded by the coding sequence ATGGAACATTTATTAAGTTTATTCGTCCGCTCTATCTTTGTGGACAACATGATATTCGCATTCTTCCTGGGTATGTGTTCATACCTGGCTGTATCGAAGAATGTGAAGACCGCCGTAGGACTGGGTATCGCCGTGACTTTCGTGTTGCTGGTGACGTTGCCGGTCAACTATCTGTTGCAAACCAAGGTGCTGGCTGCCAATGCTATCATCGAAGGCGTTGACCTCAGCTTCCTGAGTTTTATTCTTTTCATTGCCGTTATTGCCGGTATCGTGCAATTGGTAGAGATGGTGGTAGAACGCTTCAGCCCGTCGCTGTACGCTTCACTGGGTATCTTCCTGCCGTTGATTGCCGTTAACTGTGCTATCATGGGTGCTTCCCTGTTTATGCAGCAACGTATCAACCTCGGTCCGAGCGACCCGAAATATATTGGTGACATCTGGGACGCTCTTTCTTATGCACTCGGTTCGGGTATCGGTTGGTTGCTGGCTATCGTCGGCCTGGCTGCTATCCGCGAAAAGATGGCTTACTCTGACGTGCCTGCTCCGTTGAAGGGCTTGGGTATCACATTTATCATAGTGGGTCTGATGTCAATCGCATTCATGTGTTTCTCTGGTTTGAACATCTAA